A single Epinephelus lanceolatus isolate andai-2023 chromosome 22, ASM4190304v1, whole genome shotgun sequence DNA region contains:
- the LOC117246218 gene encoding insulin receptor substrate 1-B produces MSGVMESQAGDLQSCEDVRKSGYLRKQKSMHRRYFVLRAASERGPARLEYYESEKKFRGKAPVPKKAVALETCFNINKRADSKNKHMIVLYTRAESFAIAAENEADQDEWYQAMVDLQCKSKNPTDSGEGGDYGVPNPGPAFKEVWQVKVWPKGLGQAKNLVGIYRLCLTDKTVNFVKLNSDAAAVVLQLMNVRRCGHSENFFFVEVGRSAVTGPGEFWMQVDDSVVAQNMHETLLEAMKALSEEFRQRSKSQSNSGPGGGATASNPISVPSRRHHPNPPPSQVGFTRRPRTEPPGGANGGAGVSSANASPTPRHSFPRSRTASDGGKGEDGVAGTTPLQGPCSSPSTNGSCSTTPILRSKSARSAPTTAAKTPLGLMRSISTPAPSPAPSLSSSSGHGSEFGGVTSASAGPGSGAYSRVPSHRASVSGSPSDYGSSDEYGSSPGDHTLLPSPSLPGSSVGSTGSQSLSEEGANYILMGQRGGGGGGGGGSSSNQGSLTTGSLPAPGTPSCGSQPQTRRVLRRSSSRECEAERRLLSKRASLPPMALERLAPHQRRAEEPADEDSADYAIMSRSTSRESFASTSSSTQRESVMSAGSAGGGGGGGGYLDVAGEFKSEGGGGTSGSVDIGVDNGYMSMLPGVTQPPVSLSQSLAVSVPDSDSKPADDYMAMTPNNSVSPPQQIHPPPVSDGYMIMSPNSSCSPDQRGGLSGGAWVGSGSADSRAGSDYMNMSPISARSVNGSPPPPEHAGHLETSQQQAPKMVYSYYSLPRSYKHNPSAGHFDDGPGRGRRPNGSCSRGMGGGRIMGGRQEQTATGSSAVGRHLSLSSSSYSSSSASSESLGESEDRATQAVSTTAGGAPSKDGSKLQQRRGSGGLSKQGSRNRPVSLFVDVSKANTLPRVRENPLPPEPKSPGEYVSIEFKGEKSSQAGVGGGRGRGLRHGLSLPHGSSSKHPQHRPTSCLGNFIPLSRSPSAPITPPAASEYVNMDLGPSPSPSPLSLTPLVFPSFHTPPTPPTLAHVPKTCDEGTTSPREEGAEVAEAPLRKSRESVPSVSESPTSCGDYTEMAFSLNSNTVPRSSSSVSPKAPSPTRTDPSVPVLSRGLEFPLTKPGPNPDHGAKVIRADPQGRRRHCSETFLASPSLPTSTSTSTSSSSTASLFPEHAQAVARRLGFDNMLRGNGAMSDTPTQFALPGQQPLPTNTQTSSTEQGLNYIDLDLANKEGPHLGLDGPSGSQAPSRLFCVLGGGSGVGGVNAPVGSSSSNSSLNTYASIDFYKSEELRTHQNGNKEGTEC; encoded by the exons gtaAGAACCCCACCGACAGCGGGGAAGGTGGGGACTACGGCGTGCCCAATCCCGGACCTGCATTCAAAGAGGTGTGGCAGGTAAAGGTATGGCCCAAAGGCCTTGGTCAAGCCAAGAACTTGGTGGGCATCTACCGCCTTTGCCTGACCGACAAGACGGTCAACTTTGTCAAGCTCAACTCTGATGCCGCCGCTGTGGTGCTGCAGCTGATGAACGTCAGACGCTGTGGCCATTCAGAGAACTTCTTCTTCGTCGAGGTGGGGCGTTCTGCTGTGACAGGCCCGGGCGAGTTCTGGATGCAG GTGGATGACTCGGTGGTGGCGCAGAACATGCATGAAACGTTGCTAGAGGCCATGAAAGCTTTGAGCGAGGAGTTCCGCCAGCGCAGCAAGTCTCAGTCAAACTCCGGCCCTGGAGGAGGTGCTACTGCTTCAAACCCCATCAGTGTTCCCTCACGCCGCCATCACCCCAACCCTCCTCCCAGCCAGGTGGGCTTCACCCGCCGGCCCCGAACTGAGCCTCCTGGAGGAGCTAACGGTGGAGCAGGGGTCAGCAGCGCCAATGCTTCTCCCACCCCCCGGCACAGCTTCCCAAGGTCTCGCACTGCCAGCGATGGGGGGAAAGGGGAGGATGGGGTCGCAGGGACAACTCCGCTCCAAGGGCCGTGCTCCAGCCCCTCCACCAACGGCTCCTGCTCTACCACCCCAATCCTCAGGTCTAAATCTGCCCGATCGGCCCCCACAACCGCTGCTAAAACTCCTCTTGGGTTGATGCGCTCCATCTCCACCCCTGCGCCCTCCCCAGCCCCGAGCCTCTCCTCCAGCTCTGGGCATGGCTCTGAGTTTGGAGGCGTGACATCTGCTAGTGCTGGTCCAGGGTCTGGAGCTTACAGCCGTGTCCCCTCTCATCGCGCCTCTGTATCGGGCTCACCCAGTGACTATGGCTCCTCTGATGAGTATGGCTCTAGTCCTGGGGATCACACGCTGCTCCCCTCGCCGAGCCTCCCCGGAAGCTCTGTTGGTAGCACCGGCAGCCAGTCGCTCAGCGAGGAGGGAGCCAACTACATCCTGATGGGCCAACGtggcggtggtggtggaggtggcggTGGTAGCAGCAGCAACCAAGGGAGCTTGACAACCGGCTCCCTGCCAGCGCCGGGAACACCATCCTGTGGCTCCCAGCCTCAAACCAGGAGAGTGCTGCGCCGTTCCTCCAGCCGCGAATGTGAAGCTGAGCGTAGGCTACTCAGCAAGCGGGCTTCATTACCTCCGATGGCCCTGGAGCGGCTGGCCCCACATCAGCGCAGAGCTGAGGAGCCAGCAGATGAAGATTCAGCTGATTACGCCATCATGTCCAGGAGTACCAGTCGCGAGTCGTTCGcttccacctcctcttccaCACAGAGAGAATCTGTCATGAGTGCTGGGTCAGCaggggggggaggaggaggaggagggtacTTAGATGTGGCGGGTGAGTTTAAAAgtgaaggaggtggaggaacAAGCGGTAGTGTAGATATAGGTGTGGACAATGGGTACATGTCCATGCTGCCTGGCGTCACTCAGCCTCCAGTGTCCCTATCCCAGTCATTGGCTGTCTCCGTCCCAGACTCAGACTCCAAACCTGCTGACGACTACATGGCCATGACCCCTAACAACAGCGTGTCCCCGCCACAGCAGATCCACCCTCCGCCAGTGTCTGATGGCTACATGATAATGTCACCCAACAGCAGCTGCTCCCCCGACCAGCGTGGAGGTCTCTCTGGAGGGGCGTGGGTGGGCAGCGGCAGTGCAGACAGCAGAGCGGGCAGTGACTACATGAACATGTCTCCAATCAGTGCACGTTCTGTGAACGGCAGCCCCCCACCTCCTGAGCACGCTGGTCACTTGGAGACTTCTCAACAGCAAGCGCCCAAAATGGTGTACTCTTACTATTCCCTTCCCCGTTCTTACAAACATAACCCCTCTGCAGGACACTTTGATGATGGACCTGGACGAGGCAGAAGGCCCAATGGGAGTTGCAGTAGGGGAATGGGTGGAGGTCGGATAATGGGAGGGCGTCAGGAGCAAACAGCAACTGGGAGTTCAGCAGTCGGGCGCCACCTGtcactctcctcttcctcatacTCGTCCAGCTCAGCCAGCAGTGAGAGCCTCGGGGAGAGTGAGGACCGAGCTACCCAGGCGGTGAGCACCACGGCCGGGGGAGCTCCGTCCAAAGATGGGAGCAAGCTCCAGCAGAGACGGGGCTCTGGTGGATTGTCCAAGCAGGGGAGTAGGAACAGACCAGTGAGCCTGTTTGTTGACGTATCCAAGGCTAACACCCTTCCCCGGGTCCGTGAGAACCCCCTGCCCCCAGAACCTAAGAGCCCAGGGGAGTATGTAAGCATTGAGTTTAAGGGGGAGAAGAGCAGCCAGGCTGGGGTTGGAGGAGGGCGCGGCAGGGGTCTCAGGCATGGCTTATCACTGCCTCATGGCTCAAGCAGCAAGCATCCTCAACACAGGCCAACTTCTTGCTTAGGGAACTTTATCCCCCTGTCCCGGAGCCCCTCTGCCCCCATCACTCCCCCAGCTGCCTCTGAGTATGTCAACATGGACTTGGGCCCTTCTCCGTCCCCCTCACCCCTCTCCCTTACTCCACTAGTTTTCCCCTCTTTCCACACCCCTCCCACGCCACCGACTCTTGCTCACGTCCCCAAAACCTGCGATGAAGGTACGACTAGCCCTCGTGAAGAGGGGGCTGAAGTGGCGGAGGCCCCGCTTAGGAAAAGCAGAGAAAGTGTCCCATCTGTGTCCGAGTCCCCAACATCCTGCGGAGACTACACGGAGATGGCCTTCAGCTTGAATAGCAACACCGTCCCCAGGTCGTCATCCAGCGTCTCCCCAAAAGCCCCTTCCCCCACCAGGACTGATCCCTCCGTTCCAGTGCTGTCACGCGGTCTAGAATTCCCCCTCACCAAACCCGGACCCAACCCCGACCATGGGGCTAAGGTTATCCGCGCCGACCCCCAAGGACGCAGACGGCACTGCTCTGAAACCTTCCTCGCCTCGCCTTCCCTCCCCACTTCTACCTCTACCtctacctcctcttcctccaccgcCTCCCTCTTTCCAGAGCACGCCCAAGCTGTGGCCCGCCGACTGGGCTTTGATAACATGCTGCGGGGGAACGGCGCCATGAGTGATACGCCCACTCAGTTTGCCCTCCCTGGACAGCAGCCCCTTCCCACAAACACTCAGACTTCGTCCACAGAGCAAGGCCTTAACTACATAGACTTGGACTTGGCCAACAAAGAGGGCCCCCATTTGGGTCTGGACGGACCCTCAGGTAGCCAGGCCCCTTCTCGCCTCTTCTGTGTACTTGGTGGAGGATCTGGGGTCGGGGGAGTGAACGCGCCAgtcggcagcagcagcagcaactccAGCCTCAACACTTACGCCAGCATCGACTTCTACAAGTCAGAGGAGCTGCGGACGCATCAGAATGGAAACAAGGAGGGAACAG